Proteins co-encoded in one Papaver somniferum cultivar HN1 chromosome 5, ASM357369v1, whole genome shotgun sequence genomic window:
- the LOC113282498 gene encoding spermidine synthase 1-like → MADQNTVAAASDLPTKRPREEDEVEATTKAPDGISSVIPGWFSEISPMWPGEAHSLKVEKILFQGKSEYQNIMIFQSATYGKVLVLDGVIQVTERDECAYQEMIAHLPLCSIPNPKKVLVIGGGDGGVLREVARHSSVEQIDICEIDGMVVEVSKQFFPDLAVGYEDPRVNLHVGDGVAFLKAVPEGTYDAVIVDSSDPIGPAQELFEKPFFESVAKALRPGGVVCTQAESIWLHMHIIEDIVSNCRQIFKGSVNYAWTTVPTYPSGVIGFMLCSTGGPAVDFRNPVNPIEDKDNEKAPLKFYNKEIHSAAFCLPSFAKKVIDSKSK, encoded by the exons ATGGCTGATCAGAacactgttgctgctgcttctgaTTTGCCTACTAAGAGAcccagagaagaagatgaagttgaggcTACTACTAAAGCACCTGACGGTATTTCTTCGGTGATTCCTGGTTGGTTTTCTGAGATAAGTCCAATGTGGCCAG GAGAGGCTCACTCATTAAAGGTAGAGAAGATCTTGTTTCAGGGAAAGTCTGAGTACcaaaacataatgatatttcag TCAGCTACCTATGGGAAAGTCCTTGTTTTAGATGGTGTGATTCAAGTAACAGAGAGGGATGAATGCGCCTACCAAGAAATGATTGCTCACCTTCCCCTTTGTTCCATTCCAAACCCTAAAAAG GTATTGGTTATTGGaggaggagatggtggtgttcTGCGGGAAGTAGCTCGCCATTCTTCTGTTGAACAAATAGACATATGTGAGATCGATGGGATGGTCGTTGAGGTTTCTAAGCAATTCTTCCCAGATCTGGCAGTTGGATATGAGGATCCTCGTGTAAACCTCCATGTCGGAGATG GAGTTGCATTTTTGAAGGCTGTTCCTGAAGGTACCTATGATGCAGTCATAGTGGATTCTTCTGATCCCATAG GTCCTGCTCAAGAGCTTTTTGAGAAGCCCTTTTTTGAATCAGTGGCAAAGGCTCTTCGACCTGGAGGAGTTGTATGTACCCAGGCAGAAAGCATATGGCTTCATATGCACATCATCGAGGATATTGTCTCAAACTGCCGCCAGATATTTAAAGGCTCAGTTAACTATGCATGGACGACAGTACCCACCTATCCTAG TGGGGTGATCGGTTTCATGCTTTGTTCCACTGGTGGGCCAGCTGTTGATTTTAGGAATCCAGTGAACCCAATTGaggataaagataatgaaaaggcACCATTGAAGTTTTATAACAAAGAG ATACATTCAGCCGCATTCTGTTTGCCTTCTTTCGCAAAGAAGGTGATTGATTCAAAATCCAAGTGA
- the LOC113279506 gene encoding uncharacterized protein LOC113279506, translating into MKGYFSTSSVVEKIRNKEPKIHWPDQIWKKFLHPSIASNVWKIQQGVYIDDEKLIKKGCSLASKCCICQQNQDSMEHLLWSCSFRKHIWQWLITIFQFQIPTSFSEILNFAKHKSSIVKQAWITTACATMRELWFQKNKFIHENIPPNLECFKRRIMSLVFYGGYRMTGTRWGQNYDSKVLHFFNHGQRNMKFKKIQECQWFNPNEGYVLFSCAGMAIGNPSMAGFSIIARSHESKVIGTVSGGTGIATTYIADALAIVWAIEWTVKLQCSKILIRSHSLTVIEDAKKGVMPWCLQSRWMKAKKDITEIIYEQCYKEVNFSAIELAKQGARLPQRSVVVNKGKPSSLDQIELPGIKYYRFC; encoded by the coding sequence ATGAAAGGTTATTTTTCTACATCATCTGTTGTTGAGAAAATTAGAAACAAGGAACCAAAAATACATTGGCCTGATCaaatttggaaaaaatttctACATCCAAGCATTGCTAGTAATGTATGGAAAATTCAACAGGGGGTGTACATTGATGATGAAAAGTTAATCAAGAAAGGCTGTTCTCTTGCTTCTAAATGTTGTATCTGCCAGCAGAATCAAGATAGTATGGAGCATCTCCTGTGGTCCTGCAGTTTTAGAAAACACATATGGCAATGGTTAATCACTATTTTTCAATTCCAAATACCTACTTCCTTCTCAGAAATTCTCAATTTTGCAAAACATAAGAGCTCAATTGTCAAGCAAGCATGGATAACAACAGCATGTGCAACAATGAGAGAACTAtggttccaaaaaaataaatttattcaTGAAAACATACCTCCAAATTTGGAGTGCTTCAAAAGAAGAATCATGAGTCTGGTGTTTTATGGTGGTTACAGAATGACAGGTACAAGATGGGGACAGAATTATGATTCTAAAGTCCTTCATTTCTTTAACCATGGTCAGAGAAACATGAAGTTCAAAAAAATCCAAGAGTGTCAGTGGTTCAATCCAAATGAAGGTTATGTGTTATTTAGTTGTGCTGGAATGGCAATTGGTAATCCAAGTATGGCTGGTTTTAGCATTATTGCTAGAAGTCATGAAAGTAAGGTCATTGGTACTGTCTCAGGTGGAACTGGTATAGCTACTACTTATATAGCTGATGCATTGGCTATTGTGTGGGCTATTGAATGGACAGTTAAATTACAGTGTAGTAAGATACTCATCAGATCTCACTCTCTAACAGTAATAGAAGATGCCAAAAAAGGTGTGATGCCTTGGTGCTTACAATCAAGATGGATGAAAGCCAAGAAGGATATTACTGAAATTATCTATGAACAATGTTATAAAGAAGTGAACTTCTCTGCAATTGAGCTTGCTAAACAAGGTGCAAGATTACCTCAGAGGTCTGTGGTAGTTAATAAAGGGAAGCCTTCATCTCTAGATCAAATTGAATTACCAGGCATAAAGTACTATAGATTCTGTTAG